A genomic region of Cannabis sativa cultivar Pink pepper isolate KNU-18-1 chromosome 1, ASM2916894v1, whole genome shotgun sequence contains the following coding sequences:
- the LOC115703565 gene encoding putative glycerol-3-phosphate transporter 1 — MSSLTENAPEETCNNKPPGIKFVEYIKRSPVSFKTHQAIVLIVTFLAYASYHAARKTTSVVKSSLDPQSTKLGLNFAPWRITYVDAPPESRKLSWALGDGWAPFSGSDGTVLLGELDVAFLAVYAMGMYFSGHLGDRLDLRIFLTVGMVGTGVFTSLFGLGYWGNIHSFYYFLIIQMAAGLFQSTGWPSVVAVVGKWFGKKKRGLIMGIWNAHTSIGNITGSLLASALLSYGWGWSFVVPGLLIAFVGLVVFFFLPVSPEAVGANEIEPQQPMKIGESMEVPLLRSERVENDKAVGFLEAWQIPGVAPFALCLFFAKLVAYTFLYWLPFYISHTAIDGKYLSNETSGNLSTLFDVGGVVGGVLAGHISDRLNARAITAASFMYCAIPALFFYRSYGHLSLTLNIVFMFITGMFVNGPYALITTAVSADLGTHSSLKGNSRALATVTAIIDGTGSVGAAIGPLLTGYISTRSWSLVFTMLMGAALIAGLFLTRLVVSEVTEKIQEARSQGGSPTTRSSSSPIEEV; from the exons ATGAGTTCATTGACTGAGAATGCACCTGAAGAAACTTGCAATAACAAGCCCCCAGGAATTAAGTTTGTGGAGTACATAAAAAGGTCTCCAGTTTCCTTTAAAACCCACCAAGCAATTGTTCTgattgtgacatttttggcatACGCTAGCTACCATGCTGCCAGAAAAACCACAAGTGTTGTGAAGAGTTCCCTTGATCCCCAATCAACAAAGTTGGGCTTGAATTTTGCACCATGGAGGATAACATACGTTGATGCTCCCCCAGAAAGCAGAAAGCTTTCTTGGGCTCTTGGAGATGGTTGGGCACCGTTTAGTGGATCGGATGGAACAGTGCTTCTCGGGGAACTTGATGTTGCGTTCCTCGCTGTTTATGCCATGGGAATGTATTTTTCTGGTCATCTTGGGGATAGATTGGATTTGAGGATCTTTTTAACAGTTGGAATGGTAGGAACTGGTGTGTTCACTTCCCTATTTGGTCTTGGTTACTGGGGAAACATCCATAGTTTTTACTACTTCCTTATAATTCAAATGGCTGCTGGTCTGTTCCAATCAACTGGTTGGCCTTCAGTGGTTGCAGTAGTTGGTAAATGGTTTGGAAAGAAGAAGAGAGGCCTTATAATGGGAATTTGGAATGCTCACACATCTATTGGAAACATCACTGGTTCTTTGCTAGCTTCTGCTTTATTGAGCTATGGATGGGGCTGGTCCTTTGTTGTGCCTGGTCTGTTAATAGCATTTGTTGGCTTGgtggttttcttcttcttaccAGTGAGTCCAGAGGCTGTAGGAGCTAATGAAATTGAACCACAGCAGCCAATGAAAATTGGGGAGTCAATGGAGGTACCATTGTTGAGGTCAGAGAGAGTGGAAAATGACAAAGCTGTAGGATTCCTAGAAGCATGGCAAATTCCAGGTGTTGCTCCGTTTGCTCTTTGCCTATTCTTTGCCAAATTGGTCGCTTACACATTTCTCTATTGGCTTCCTTTCTACATTAGCCACACAG CTATAGATGGCAAATACTTATCCAATGAGACTTCTGGAAACCTGTCTACATTGTTTGATGTTGGAGGTGTAGTTGGAGGAGTCCTAGCCGGTCACATTTCTGATCGCCTTAACGCAAGAGCAATAACAGCAGCGAGTTTCATGTACTGCGCCATTCCTGCTCTCTTCTTCTACCGTAGCTATGGACATTTGTCTTTAACTCTAAACATTGTGTTTATGTTCATAACGGGAATGTTTGTGAACGGGCCATACGCTCTTATAACAACCGCGGTATCAGCTGATCTTGGTACACATAGTTCGTTGAAAGGGAATTCGCGAGCACTTGCAACTGTAACAGCAATCATAGATGGAACAGGCTCGGTTGGGGCTGCAATTGGGCCCTTGCTAACTGGCTACATTTCTACTAGGAGTTGGAGCTTAGTTTTTACAATGCTGATGGGGGCAGCCCTGATTGCAGGATTGTTTCTTACTAGGCTTGTTGTGAGTGAGGTGACTGAGAAGATTCAAGAAGCTAGATCGCAAGGGGGATCACCCACAACGagatcttcttcttctccaattGAAGAGGTATGA